One region of Sus scrofa isolate TJ Tabasco breed Duroc chromosome 3, Sscrofa11.1, whole genome shotgun sequence genomic DNA includes:
- the NUBP2 gene encoding cytosolic Fe-S cluster assembly factor NUBP2 isoform X1: MEAAAEPGNLAGVRHIILVLSGKGGVGKSTISTELALALRHTGKKVSVSGSRRLYPLPGGAPASGACARLPQVGLLDVDLCGPSIPRMLRVQGRAVHQCDRGWLPVFVDQEQGISLMSVGFLLEKPDEAVVWRGPKKNALIKQFVSDVAWGPLDYLVVDTPPGTSDEHMAAVDALRPYGPLGALVVTTPQAVSVGDVRRELTFCRKVGLRVIGLVENMSGFVCPHCAECTHVFSRGGGEELARHTGVPFLGSVPLDPELARSLEEGRDLARGFPDSPAFPVLSSIAQRILDETPVGLR, encoded by the exons AGCCTGGAAACCTGGCCGGCGTCCGGCACATCATCCTTGTCCTCTCAGGAAAGGGGGGTGTCGGGAAAAGCACCATCTCCACGgagctggccctggccctgcGCCACACGGGCAAGAAGGTGAGCGTGTCGGGCAGCCGCCGGCTTTACCCCCTGCCTGGCGGGGCCCCGGCCTCAGGCGCCTGTGCCCGCCTCCCGCAGGTGGGGCTCCTCGACGTGGACCTGTGCGGCCCCAGCATCCCCCGCATGCTCCGGGTGCAGGGCAGGGCCGTGCATCAGTGCGACAGGGGCTGGTTGCCGGTCTTCGTGGACCAGGAGCAGGGCATCTCCCTCATGTCAGTGGGCTTCCTGCTGGAGAAGCCGGACGAGGCCGTGGTGTGGAGAGGCCCCAAGAAGAACG CGCTGATAAAGCAGTTTGTGTCTGACGTGGCCTGGGGGCCGCTGGACTATCTGGTTGTGGACACGCCCCCTGGGACCTCGGATGAGCACATGGCCGCCGTGGACGCCTTGCGCCCCTACGGCCCCCTGGGGGCCCTCGTGGTCACCACGCCCCAG GCCGTGTCTGTGGGGGACGTGAGACGGGAGCTGACCTTCTGTAGGAAGGTGGGGCTGCGGGTCATCGGGCTCGTGGAGAACATGAGCGGCTTCGTCTGCCCACACTGCGCC GAGTGCACCCACGTCTTCTCCCGGGGAGGCGGAGAGGAGCTGGCCAGACACACCGGAGTGCCCTTCCTGG GCTCCGTGCCCCTGGATCCTGAGCTCGCCAGGAGCCTGGAGGAGGGCCGCGACTTGGCGCGCGGCTTCCCGGACAGCCCTGCCTTCCCCGTGCTCTCCTCCATCGCGCAGAGGATCCTCGACGAGACCCCCGTTGGGCTCCGCTGA
- the NUBP2 gene encoding cytosolic Fe-S cluster assembly factor NUBP2 isoform X2, with amino-acid sequence MEAAAEPGNLAGVRHIILVLSGKGGVGKSTISTELALALRHTGKKVGLLDVDLCGPSIPRMLRVQGRAVHQCDRGWLPVFVDQEQGISLMSVGFLLEKPDEAVVWRGPKKNGNARRAGEALAFPFQSTALIKQFVSDVAWGPLDYLVVDTPPGTSDEHMAAVDALRPYGPLGALVVTTPQAVSVGDVRRELTFCRKVGLRVIGLVENMSGFVCPHCAECTHVFSRGGGEELARHTGVPFLGSVPLDPELARSLEEGRDLARGFPDSPAFPVLSSIAQRILDETPVGLR; translated from the exons AGCCTGGAAACCTGGCCGGCGTCCGGCACATCATCCTTGTCCTCTCAGGAAAGGGGGGTGTCGGGAAAAGCACCATCTCCACGgagctggccctggccctgcGCCACACGGGCAAGAAG GTGGGGCTCCTCGACGTGGACCTGTGCGGCCCCAGCATCCCCCGCATGCTCCGGGTGCAGGGCAGGGCCGTGCATCAGTGCGACAGGGGCTGGTTGCCGGTCTTCGTGGACCAGGAGCAGGGCATCTCCCTCATGTCAGTGGGCTTCCTGCTGGAGAAGCCGGACGAGGCCGTGGTGTGGAGAGGCCCCAAGAAGAACGGTAACGCCAGGCGGGCAGGCGAAGCGCTGGCCTTCCCTTTCCAAAGCACGG CGCTGATAAAGCAGTTTGTGTCTGACGTGGCCTGGGGGCCGCTGGACTATCTGGTTGTGGACACGCCCCCTGGGACCTCGGATGAGCACATGGCCGCCGTGGACGCCTTGCGCCCCTACGGCCCCCTGGGGGCCCTCGTGGTCACCACGCCCCAG GCCGTGTCTGTGGGGGACGTGAGACGGGAGCTGACCTTCTGTAGGAAGGTGGGGCTGCGGGTCATCGGGCTCGTGGAGAACATGAGCGGCTTCGTCTGCCCACACTGCGCC GAGTGCACCCACGTCTTCTCCCGGGGAGGCGGAGAGGAGCTGGCCAGACACACCGGAGTGCCCTTCCTGG GCTCCGTGCCCCTGGATCCTGAGCTCGCCAGGAGCCTGGAGGAGGGCCGCGACTTGGCGCGCGGCTTCCCGGACAGCCCTGCCTTCCCCGTGCTCTCCTCCATCGCGCAGAGGATCCTCGACGAGACCCCCGTTGGGCTCCGCTGA
- the NUBP2 gene encoding cytosolic Fe-S cluster assembly factor NUBP2 (The RefSeq protein has 1 substitution compared to this genomic sequence), with the protein MEAAAEPGNLAGVRHIILVLSGKGGVGKSTISTELALALRHTGKKVGLLDVDLCGPSIPRMLRVQGRAVHQCDRGWLPVFVDQEQGISLMSVGFLLEKPDEAVVWRGPKKNALIKRFVSDVAWGPLDYLVVDTPPGTSDEHMAAVDALRPYGPLGALVVTTPQAVSVGDVRRELTFCRKVGLRVIGLVENMSGFVCPHCAECTHVFSRGGGEELARHTGVPFLGSVPLDPELARSLEEGRDLARGFPDSPAFPVLSSIAQRILDETPVGLR; encoded by the exons AGCCTGGAAACCTGGCCGGCGTCCGGCACATCATCCTTGTCCTCTCAGGAAAGGGGGGTGTCGGGAAAAGCACCATCTCCACGgagctggccctggccctgcGCCACACGGGCAAGAAG GTGGGGCTCCTCGACGTGGACCTGTGCGGCCCCAGCATCCCCCGCATGCTCCGGGTGCAGGGCAGGGCCGTGCATCAGTGCGACAGGGGCTGGTTGCCGGTCTTCGTGGACCAGGAGCAGGGCATCTCCCTCATGTCAGTGGGCTTCCTGCTGGAGAAGCCGGACGAGGCCGTGGTGTGGAGAGGCCCCAAGAAGAACG CGCTGATAAAGCAGTTTGTGTCTGACGTGGCCTGGGGGCCGCTGGACTATCTGGTTGTGGACACGCCCCCTGGGACCTCGGATGAGCACATGGCCGCCGTGGACGCCTTGCGCCCCTACGGCCCCCTGGGGGCCCTCGTGGTCACCACGCCCCAG GCCGTGTCTGTGGGGGACGTGAGACGGGAGCTGACCTTCTGTAGGAAGGTGGGGCTGCGGGTCATCGGGCTCGTGGAGAACATGAGCGGCTTCGTCTGCCCACACTGCGCC GAGTGCACCCACGTCTTCTCCCGGGGAGGCGGAGAGGAGCTGGCCAGACACACCGGAGTGCCCTTCCTGG GCTCCGTGCCCCTGGATCCTGAGCTCGCCAGGAGCCTGGAGGAGGGCCGCGACTTGGCGCGCGGCTTCCCGGACAGCCCTGCCTTCCCCGTGCTCTCCTCCATCGCGCAGAGGATCCTCGACGAGACCCCCGTTGGGCTCCGCTGA